ccctCTCGGGATCACGTCAAGTTTGGCACTGCACTTCAGTAAAGAGCAAACTCGGCCCAAACAACGgatgacttcttttttttccccgtcccttcctttttaaaagaaaatgagtttTCAGAGCTgtccgattttttttttttttttttttacgtgACGATCTTTTGTGCTGCGGTGCGAACTGAAGAGAGAAATTGAAAATAACTGGATGAGCTCAAACAGCGCTTCCCTAATTACTTCTGAACTTCTCATTTAGAAAGAGATGAATAGGTATGCATtacattgttaaaaaaaaaaagctttcgGATAATCATCTTACACTTTTACAAAACAGTCTTGCCTTCCCCGTTTCTTTCTAAAGAAAGAACGAAGTCTTCTAGTTGAAAACTAGTTTTAAAAACCAGATATTTCAcagtaaaaacatttaaaatataagttTACCTTCTTTAAAGACAGGGAAAGAGATTTAAGCGGTTCTCAGTTTTCCTATTTCGTGCCAGAAAATTCTACTGAcgaggaaaaaaaccaactgtgtctgattattttttaagagaGCCCTGGGgttacaataaaaaaaaaaaaactttggttggttttttttttttttttaatttttaattaaaattgaatAAACGCTTAAGGAGAAATTAGCAGTCACCTCCATCCAAGACCTACTTGGGTTTTATAACAGAATCAAAgcgtattaaaaaaaaaaaaaaaaaaaaaagaaaaaccttttaaTACATCAAATATACGGAATTTTAATCTTTAAAGCGATACATTGTCTATTTTAGTACATGACGTAAACCTTACTTAACCCTTTTTACAGGGTggacttaaaaattaaaaatagttaagTGTTccttttaaagaacaaaataagGCAAATGAGGTTTTTGGAATagaattgtttttgttttttcttccagaatacATACAAAAAAATACCAATTCTCTTTCAAGGGTATAcaccttaaaaataattgcaatttgAAATTATAACTGACAAATTGCGAGTTGTTTTTAGTAACAAACATGcatgtaaatttttttgtttcaatgaGACATTAAATAAGAACGTACAATACAATCATAGCAATTTTAAAGTAACATTAAAGAGAAGACCTCtatctttttatttatattctacAATGGGTGTTCCACTTTTACCTATTGAGCTCAGTTTAGTAATGCACTTTATGATTCGTTGTCCCGCTTGAAGctaacataaataaatacagtgcTCATGGATCCAGTCCTCAAATGAACACTATTTTATaaaaagtcagatttttttttttttctttccaacttTTATAAAGTTTCGCAGGGCTTCCTTCCCTTACCGCTAGACTTTGTGTTGTGTGTCAAAGCCCCGCTGCCCGCACTCACTGGTACCCCAGGGCCGAGGCTGTGGTGAGTCTCTGCCCATAGAGTGCGTAAGGGGAGTAGTAAGGTCCGGTGGCAGCGGGCACGGGCACGGGGGCCccgggggtgggcagggggctcTTGGAGTAGGGGTGATAGCGGCTGCCGAGTCCCAGCGCGTGGTGCGGGCTGCGCAAGGCCAGCGTGCCCGGGCTGCCCGGGGCGCCCGTCGTGGGGATGTGCATGTGGCACGCCATGGCTGCAGCCGCTGCGCTGGCCAGCGACGAGGAGCTGGGGTAGCTGGAGAGGAGTTTATCGGTGCCGGGGAAGGCAGTATGGGTCCGCAAGTGGCTAAGCAGCTCCTCCGAGGTGGCAAAGCGCTTGTCGCAGGGTCCGTTGGCCGACACCCAGTTGCAGATGTGTGGCTGGGGGTCGTTGGGGAGCATGAAGCCGTAGGGGTACAAAGGGTGGCCGGCTAGCGAAGGCGGCGTGGCGCCGGTCAGCGAGGAGTGGACGCTGTGCAAAGGGTGGGTGGGGTAGACGAGGGGGTATCCGGACTTGAGGGCTTGGTCGTGGGCACAGGAGGCTCCGGCGGCGCCTGCCAGGTGGCTGGCGCAGTGGTAGCTCAGGCAGTACGGGTCTCGGCACAGGCTCGCCGTCATCACCGACGGCGGCGACGCGCCCGCCAGCGGGCTCGACCCCGCCGGcttgctgcagcccaggctgctggcgGCGGCCAGCTGGGCCCCCACCAGGCTGGAGGATTTGGTGGGGTCCAGAGCCACTCCGTGCGGCAGGAACTGTGGCGGGTAGCCGGCGTAGGCTCCAGCCAGCGTCCCCGGGTAGCTCATGCCCGCcgggggcaggggggaaaacGGTCTGGCCCGGCTTGTAAGGGGAGACGGGGGCCACGAGGCCGGAGCCCAGAACGGAGGTGGAGGAGGTGGcggtggtgctgctgcaggaggaggcgGAGTCCGATGCGATGGGCTTGGAGCCCGGCGTGCTCTCCTGGTGCTGGTTGACCTCCACGTTAATCCCGGCACAGCTCACGCTAATCCGGCTGTGGCTGATGCTGGTGGTGCCCGGGCCTCCCTCCGAGCCGGAGCTGCCGCTCTTTCCGCAGCCCTCCGAGTCCTTCTTGTCCTCGCCGCCTTTGCCCTCGGCCGGCAGCAGCCCGGGCGAGCAGGCGGAGGCGCTGGAGTTGGGGCTGCCTGTCCTTGGGGTGAACGGCTGGCAGGTGGCGCTCGGCACCCGGAATCCCGACTTCTCCCCGGCCGCGACCCCCGCGGCGGGGGCGCCCGCGCAGCCCGCCGGCCCCGGCTCCTTCTTCTCCGCGCCCGGCTTGGAGTACGGCTTGAAGCTCGATTTGTCCTCCACGCCGATGTCGCTGAGCTTCAAGGGGCCCGACTTGGAGTCCTTGTCGCCTCCGGAGCCATTGGAGGTGACCGAGGAGAGTTTGGAGGAAGGGGACGGGTCCGGCTTCCCAATCTGCGAGCAAGTTTGTGCCAAAAGGGCCAGAGGGCTCTTCTTTGCATCCAGCTGCGGAAATCAGAAGGACACACAAAGAAAGAGATTTAATGGGGGTCTGAGAAAACCCCCATTGCTTACATAGGACTCTTGTCCCGTAGgtttctgcagagcacagcctggaAGTAACGAACAGTTTGCGCTCATTCATCAACTTGACAGCCCCCTCCCTTGAATGCAGCATTTTCCATAAAGCCTTTAAAAAGGGCTGGGGATTTTCGTATCCCTGCGAGCTCGCCGCGGCCGCCTTCAACGTCCCCAGCCTCCCCCGCAGCGGCCCAGGCAGAGCGGAGCTCGGCGTCTCGGCGTCGTTCGGGCCGTGCTGGCCCGCAAGCCCGCCCGTGAACTATAGCGactgcagcatttctgcacCCTGACTGCTGGCACTATTTATAAACAGAGCCCGAGCTAGCCGGCGAGCAGGGCTCCCCAGGAGAAGAGTGTCCTCGCTCCGCAGAGACTTTAATGAAATCATTCATTCCCACGGACACACCCTTCCCACAACCAGCTCTGTTTCGAGTTTCGGTCCCGCAAACAGCGAGCTACGCAGAGGGGGACCGGTAACCTCAACAGAGCAGAAAGGGGACCAACAGGCCCCCCAAAGTACAGATCCGTGTCGGTACTTGAAAGGAATTGGTCGGCGAGCCGAAATCGTTGTCCTGCCGCACCCACGTTTGAGCCTGTCGCTCTCCGCGTCGTGTCGTCCCGTCCCGTGTGtgtcccccccccaccccaacaTACTCCCTGCAAAAGCAAGGTTGTTTGGCGCTCGGAGCGCTGCTTATTTGCGTGGCCGGATCGTGACCCCAGCGTGGATCGGTTCCTTCCACCCACCCCTCCTctcaaaaggaataaaaaaaaaaaaaaaaaaaaaaataaaaaaaaaaaaaaaaaggggggctcaaaatagcaaaaagaaaatattaatttacacAGGA
This region of Vidua macroura isolate BioBank_ID:100142 chromosome 8, ASM2450914v1, whole genome shotgun sequence genomic DNA includes:
- the ZNF503 gene encoding LOW QUALITY PROTEIN: zinc finger protein 503 (The sequence of the model RefSeq protein was modified relative to this genomic sequence to represent the inferred CDS: deleted 1 base in 1 codon), giving the protein MITSPSLSAIRSSKRSSSLSEPGGSPRRSRSAADLAGPNGHAGNNGSSAAAKPCFHAVPPSDPLRQANRLPIKVLKMLTARTGHILHPEYLQPLPSTPVSPIELDAKKSPLALLAQTCSQIGKPDPSPSSKLSSVTSNGSGGDKDSKSGPLKLSDIGVEDKSSFKPYSKPGAEKKEPGPAGCAGAPAAGVAAGEKSGFRVPSATCQPFTPRTGSPNSSASACSPGLLPAEGKGGEDKKDSEGCGKSGSSGSEGGPGTTSISHSRISVSCAGINVEVNQHQESTPGSKPIASDSASSCSSTTATSSTSVLGSGLVAPVSPYKPGQTVFPLPPAGMSYPGTLAGAYAGYPPQFLPHGVALDPTKSSSLVGAQLAAASSLGCSKPAGSSPLAGASPPSVMTASLCRDPYCLSYHCASHLAGAAGASCAHDQALKSGYPLVYPTHPLHSVHSSLTGATPPSLAGHPLYPYGFMLPNDPQPHICNWVSANGPCDKRFATSEELLSHLRTHTAFPGTDKLLSSYPSSSSLASAAAAAMACHMHIPTTGAPGSPGTLALRSPHHALGLGSRYHPYSKSPLPTPGAPVPVPAATGPYYSPYALYGQRLTTASALGYQ